One Pullulanibacillus sp. KACC 23026 DNA segment encodes these proteins:
- a CDS encoding MFS transporter yields MKTKQTGLGALYLILFLSSLSLHVQMPIFTPYAIALGATSFFISIMMSCSSFTSFWGHLIAGPLIDKIGKKSFIVVPLFITAILITAYAYVSSPVMLLVIKVSDALVLSFMGPAALSLLSAYARNSREQGKNMAIHGLMGTIANIIAPILGGKLDSLFGYKETFHLIGISLFVAGAIAIFFVKEADAIVVHKKGATRIKTVLSEKGFFSILLIGFAMMYGSGTLHFELPFLTVERGLSTYQTGLLFSYMGLGTLSVLILFGLQRISAFIRTITGLILLCLIYFQLAAHLGHLHLGASLFCLGAVMGLLFPALTTLLSEKVSASQFGTAFGLLSAAFSLGFIVSSLAAGVLRTHLSPYFLVFATLVVAITYSIYDHLKESPTSTVET; encoded by the coding sequence ATGAAAACAAAACAAACAGGGCTTGGTGCTCTCTACCTAATCCTTTTCTTATCTTCTCTAAGTTTACATGTTCAAATGCCAATTTTCACCCCTTATGCCATCGCACTTGGGGCCACAAGTTTTTTTATTAGTATTATGATGAGCTGTTCCTCATTTACAAGCTTCTGGGGTCACCTGATCGCAGGACCGCTTATTGATAAAATTGGAAAGAAAAGCTTTATTGTCGTTCCGTTATTCATCACTGCCATTCTAATAACCGCTTATGCCTATGTAAGCAGTCCTGTTATGCTCCTTGTGATAAAAGTGAGTGATGCCCTTGTGCTTTCTTTTATGGGCCCAGCAGCGCTTTCTTTATTATCAGCTTATGCAAGAAACAGCCGGGAGCAAGGGAAAAACATGGCCATCCATGGATTAATGGGCACCATAGCAAATATTATAGCCCCCATTTTAGGCGGTAAGCTGGACAGCCTTTTTGGCTATAAAGAAACCTTCCATCTAATTGGAATCAGTTTGTTTGTTGCTGGCGCTATTGCCATCTTCTTTGTTAAAGAAGCCGATGCGATTGTGGTCCATAAGAAGGGCGCCACACGAATCAAGACAGTTTTATCAGAGAAGGGGTTTTTTTCCATTTTGTTAATCGGTTTTGCCATGATGTACGGATCAGGCACTCTTCATTTCGAACTGCCTTTTTTGACCGTCGAACGGGGCTTATCCACCTACCAAACGGGGCTGTTATTTAGCTATATGGGGCTTGGAACCCTCTCCGTCTTAATTTTGTTTGGTCTTCAGCGAATTTCTGCCTTTATCCGAACTATAACGGGGCTCATTTTATTGTGTTTAATCTATTTCCAGCTGGCTGCCCATTTGGGACATCTTCACCTCGGCGCCTCGCTTTTTTGTTTAGGTGCCGTTATGGGACTATTATTCCCGGCACTCACAACCTTGCTCTCAGAAAAAGTGAGTGCTTCCCAATTTGGGACAGCATTTGGCCTTCTATCCGCTGCCTTTTCGCTCGGATTTATTGTAAGCTCCTTGGCTGCCGGGGTCCTCAGAACTCACCTTTCCCCCTATTTCTTAGTCTTTGCAACCTTAGTTGTCGCCATTACTTACAGCATTTATGATCATTTGAAAGAATCGCCGACCTCAACGGTTGAAACATAA
- the corA gene encoding magnesium/cobalt transporter CorA, with amino-acid sequence MTISTLAITDTGELLKDIELSDLKQPGIKWFWVDFSKPTDEEAQELDRFFHFHPLAIEDCMHFLQRPKLDYYEGYNFYVFHSLDYKTLDISEVDLFVSTNYIVSFHLTPIREIDEVWERVPQMKRKNPALILYHVLDHIVDLYFPAAYQIEDQLNDLDDEMEVRINQDLIDQLFDMRKDLLKLRRSFQSMRELLYRMLYSERLEEIAEHKAYFNDIYDHLLRLTEIIESSRDMTADMRDSYFSLNSNRMNSVMMTLTVISSIFIPLTFIVGVYGMNFDHMPELHFRYGYLACWIVMVAVTLGMIGWFKYKGWFRS; translated from the coding sequence ATGACGATTAGTACCCTTGCAATTACAGATACTGGCGAGCTTTTAAAAGATATTGAGCTATCCGATCTAAAACAGCCAGGGATTAAATGGTTTTGGGTTGATTTTTCAAAGCCAACGGATGAAGAAGCTCAAGAGTTGGATCGGTTTTTCCACTTTCATCCTCTTGCTATAGAGGACTGTATGCACTTTTTGCAGCGCCCTAAACTGGATTATTATGAAGGTTATAATTTTTATGTCTTCCACTCATTAGATTACAAAACGTTAGATATATCTGAGGTCGATTTATTTGTTTCAACTAATTATATCGTCAGCTTCCACCTAACTCCAATTAGGGAAATTGATGAAGTGTGGGAGCGTGTTCCACAAATGAAAAGGAAGAATCCTGCTCTTATCCTTTATCATGTTCTTGATCATATTGTGGACCTTTATTTTCCAGCGGCTTATCAAATTGAAGATCAGCTTAATGATCTAGACGATGAAATGGAAGTTCGCATTAACCAGGATTTGATTGATCAGCTATTTGACATGCGAAAGGACTTGCTTAAATTAAGACGTTCTTTTCAGTCCATGCGGGAATTGCTTTACCGAATGCTATATTCAGAACGTTTAGAGGAGATTGCTGAGCATAAAGCTTATTTTAATGACATTTATGATCATTTATTGCGATTGACTGAAATTATTGAATCAAGTCGTGATATGACAGCAGATATGCGAGACAGTTATTTTTCACTGAACTCTAATCGGATGAATTCGGTGATGATGACCCTAACGGTAATCTCGTCAATTTTTATTCCACTGACATTTATTGTTGGTGTGTATGGGATGAACTTTGACCATATGCCGGAGCTCCACTTTAGGTATGGGTATTTGGCTTGTTGGATTGTCATGGTTGCTGTGACTCTGGGGATGATTGGCTGGTTTAAATATAAAGGCTGGTTTAGGTCGTAG
- a CDS encoding formate/nitrite transporter family protein, with protein sequence MMFNSPSQIAELAIEAGVKKAKMSVPNILILSFFAGAFIAFGFMLDIKVTTGTPAEWGGFTSFLGAAVFPIGLVLTLLAGGELLTGNFMTVPMAWFARKISFGALLRNWILVLIGNFIGSIFVAYVFGDLAQIANAGPVADKVAAVATAKDSLHFGVAFASAIGCNWLVCLGVWLNFGAKDFAGKILGIWFPIMTFVAIGFQHVVANMYIVPQAIFNGAETWGHYFPNLISVLLGNIVGGAIFVGLAYFIVYKKDIEASQDAQVKKSA encoded by the coding sequence ATCATGTTTAATTCACCTTCACAAATTGCCGAATTAGCGATCGAAGCTGGTGTGAAAAAAGCAAAAATGTCTGTACCTAATATCCTAATCTTGAGCTTCTTTGCAGGTGCATTTATTGCATTTGGATTTATGCTGGATATTAAAGTTACGACTGGAACACCAGCCGAATGGGGCGGCTTCACTTCTTTCTTAGGCGCTGCTGTCTTCCCAATCGGACTCGTATTGACCCTTCTTGCAGGGGGAGAGTTATTAACTGGGAACTTTATGACAGTCCCAATGGCTTGGTTTGCTAGAAAAATCAGCTTTGGTGCCCTTCTCAGAAACTGGATTCTTGTCCTCATTGGTAACTTTATTGGATCCATTTTTGTCGCTTATGTATTTGGTGATCTTGCGCAAATTGCAAATGCAGGTCCTGTTGCAGACAAAGTAGCTGCTGTTGCAACAGCAAAAGATTCTCTTCATTTCGGCGTTGCCTTCGCCTCTGCCATCGGCTGTAACTGGCTTGTCTGTTTGGGCGTTTGGTTAAACTTTGGAGCGAAAGATTTTGCTGGGAAAATCCTTGGTATTTGGTTCCCAATCATGACTTTCGTTGCAATTGGCTTCCAACACGTTGTCGCAAACATGTATATCGTTCCACAAGCGATTTTCAATGGTGCTGAAACTTGGGGTCATTATTTCCCTAACCTCATTTCAGTCCTTCTAGGTAACATCGTCGGCGGCGCTATCTTCGTAGGTCTTGCTTACTTCATCGTCTATAAGAAAGACATTGAGGCGAGCCAAGACGCTCAAGTTAAAAAATCAGCTTAA
- the fdhD gene encoding formate dehydrogenase accessory sulfurtransferase FdhD translates to MEPIVKKIGNIIHYENGQTEEREDLIVTEHPVTIKLNGEEFATLVCTPEYTEDMVIGFLASEGVIHSFDDIDDIWSQDEEGFVHVKTDKFNPLFQQFHSKRYITSCCGKSRQGFVFFNDARIAKRLHDVDLTLTFDDCFRFMKDMQEKATMFNQTGGVHNAALYDSNGLVLSRMDIGRHNALDKIYGYCLKNHISMSDKVVAFSGRISSEILLKVSKLGCSVILSKSAPTALSLELANNLGITTVGFIRGNSCNVYTHSHRITLN, encoded by the coding sequence ATGGAACCAATTGTAAAAAAAATAGGCAACATCATTCATTATGAAAATGGACAAACCGAAGAAAGAGAAGATCTGATTGTAACGGAACATCCCGTTACAATTAAGCTTAACGGGGAAGAATTCGCTACTCTGGTGTGCACACCAGAGTACACGGAAGATATGGTCATCGGTTTTTTAGCTTCTGAAGGTGTCATTCATTCTTTTGATGACATTGATGATATTTGGTCACAAGATGAAGAAGGTTTTGTTCATGTAAAGACTGACAAATTCAATCCCCTCTTTCAGCAATTTCATAGTAAGCGCTATATTACGTCTTGCTGCGGGAAGAGTCGCCAGGGCTTTGTCTTTTTTAACGATGCACGTATTGCCAAACGCTTGCATGATGTTGATCTGACTCTAACATTTGATGACTGCTTTCGATTTATGAAAGATATGCAGGAGAAGGCGACCATGTTCAATCAGACAGGCGGCGTTCATAATGCGGCTCTCTATGATTCGAATGGCCTGGTCCTCTCACGAATGGATATTGGCCGTCACAATGCACTTGATAAAATCTATGGCTACTGTCTAAAGAATCATATTTCCATGTCAGATAAAGTAGTGGCATTCAGTGGCAGAATTTCCTCTGAAATTTTATTAAAAGTCTCAAAACTGGGCTGCTCGGTTATTTTATCAAAATCAGCACCCACCGCTCTCAGCCTTGAGCTTGCTAACAACTTAGGGATAACAACGGTTGGTTTTATCCGTGGAAACTCGTGCAATGTCTACACTCATTCGCATAGAATTACTCTAAATTAA